A section of the Neofelis nebulosa isolate mNeoNeb1 chromosome 12, mNeoNeb1.pri, whole genome shotgun sequence genome encodes:
- the FOXB2 gene encoding forkhead box protein B2: protein MPRPGKSSYSDQKPPYSYISLTAMAIQHSAEKMLPLSDIYKFIMERFPYYREHTQRWQNSLRHNLSFNDCFIKIPRRPDQPGKGSFWALHPDCGDMFENGSFLRRRKRFKVLRAEHTHLHAGSTKGAPGAGPGGHLHPHHHHHHHHHHAAAHHHHHHHPPQPPPPPPPPHMVHYFHQQPPPAPQPPPHLSSQPAQQLPQQSQPQPPSHPGKMQEAAAVAAAAAAAAAAAVGSVGRLSQFPPYGLGSAAAAAAAAAASTSGFKHPFAIENIISRDYKGVLQAGGLPLASVMHHLGYPVPGQLGNVVSSVWPHVGVMDSVAAAAAAAAAAGVPVGPEYGAFGVPVKALCHSASQSLPAVPVPIKPTPSLPPVAALPPTLTVPAAAQQPPAPSTVCPAAAASPAASLLEPTAPSAAESKGSSLHSVLVHS from the coding sequence ATGCCGCGGCCGGGGAAGAGCTCGTACAGCGACCAAAAGCCGCCCTACTCGTACATCTCGCTGACCGCCATGGCCATCCAGCACTCCGCCGAGAAGATGCTGCCGCTGAGCGACATCTACAAGTTCATCATGGAGCGCTTCCCCTACTACCGCGAGCACACGCAGCGTTGGCAGAACAGCCTGCGCCACAACCTCTCCTTCAACGACTGCTTCATCAAGATCCCGCGGCGGCCGGACCAGCCCGGCAAGGGCAGCTTCTGGGCGCTGCATCCCGACTGCGGCGACATGTTCGAGAACGGCAGCTTCCTGCGGCGCCGAAAGCGCTTCAAGGTGCTGCGCGCCGAACACACTCACCTGCACGCGGGAAGCACCAAGGGCGCGCCGGGCGCCGGGCCCGGAGGGCACCTTCAcccgcaccaccaccaccaccaccaccaccaccacgcgGCCGcgcaccaccaccatcaccaccacccgccccagccgccgcccccgccgccgccgccgcacatGGTGCATTACTTCCATCAGCAGCCGCCTCCAgccccgcagccgccgccgcacctCTCGTCGCAGCCCGCGCAGCAGCTGCCCCAGCAGTCGCAGCCCCAGCCGCCGTCCCACCCGGGCAAGATGCaggaggcggcggcggtggcggcggccgcggcggccgcggcggccgcggcggtgGGGAGCGTGGGGCGCCTGTCGCAGTTCCCGCCCTACGGGTTGGGctccgccgccgcggccgccgcggccGCGGCCGCGTCCACGTCGGGCTTCAAGCACCCGTTCGCCATCGAGAACATCATCAGCCGGGACTACAAGGGCGTGCTGCAGGCCGGCGGGCTGCCCTTGGCGTCGGTCATGCACCACCTGGGGTACCCCGTGCCAGGTCAGCTCGGCAACGTCGTCAGCTCCGTGTGGCCGCACGTGGGCGTCATGGATTCGgtggccgcggccgccgccgccgccgccgccgcgggggTCCCCGTGGGCCCGGAGTACGGGGCCTTCGGGGTGCCGGTCAAGGCCCTGTGCCATTCGGCAAGCCAGAGCCTGCCTGCCGTGCCGGTGCCCATCAAGCCCACCCCCTCGCTGCCGCCGGTGGCCGCGCTGCCTCCGACGCTCACTGTCCCCGCGGCCGCGCAGCAGCCGCCGGCGCCGTCCACCGTGTGCCCCGCGGCTGCGGCCTCTCCCGCCGCCTCCCTGCTGGAGCCCACCGCCCCGAGTGCGGCAGAGAGCAAGGGCAGCTCCCTGCACTCGGTGCTGGTGCACTCCTAG